Part of the Lepidochelys kempii isolate rLepKem1 chromosome 8, rLepKem1.hap2, whole genome shotgun sequence genome is shown below.
TGGTCTCCAGTTTTGTCAGCTGTCACCATCAGCCACAGTCACAAGCCAATTCATAATTGCAGCATGAATGAATGTGTCCAATCCTAATTCTGGAGAACATAGGTGGATCTCTACGCTCTGTCCAGGAAAGTAATAGGATTCCCATAGTACTGTGTTGCCATGCAGTGCCCCGTATACAATATTTCATATCTAATATAACAAAGGTGGGTTTTGAATTTCCAGTTTTATAAACCATCCACCAGACAGACAGTAACTGTGGAATGTGTGTGGGAGAACTTCTCTTGAGACTGTTTCCCCCAGAAGATGCTCACTGCAGCCACTGTGACGAAGATGTTTCCTACAGCACCTCCAGCTTGCAGTTAGCTGGAGTTCCATGTTATGGGATACAGCTCTCCAAGGCTATTTTACACACTTTTTTGTTTGGAAGCACTACCTTTGGGGTGCTGGTTGCATATAGAGGAAGGCTGTCAAAGGGTATATCGTTCAAGATTGCTACATGATTATTCAGAACCTACTCATGTCCTGTCTCTTGAACACCAAATACTATAACTGAAAGTAAACAAGCCACATAGAAgatacattaatttatttttacaataaaaattGTGAATAAAGTGTGATGGTTTTCAAAGACTGAATAGATAATTGAACCCTCATAATCGCGTTTGGTGGGGTCACTCCGGTGATTGTCAAACTGTGACATACAAACATTCAGTATAAGAGaaacagttaaaatgtccatagtgaaAGAAAGCTGCAGACTGTGTAGCAGAGAAGATATGAAAATTGCTGTCTGGTTCATGGTTGCATCACAGCCCCTCTGCAAACCACCCCACTCCAAGAGGTCATCACAAAACCAAAATTGTATTCCTTTGTCTTTCCCCAtgtggaatgatttttttaaaatccttttgaaaACAATAATTGGGCAAATTAACAAGGTTCTACTGGGGTTATATACACCCACCCTTAGGACAAGGAAATTGTTAACTTTAATTTACTGAACATTACATAATGTATGGAAAGGCTTAGTTCCCATTTACTTTTGGGGTTATTCATTATTTTATCTACACCAGTTTGATTTCTCAGATTTAAGGCAGCTATGATGTTACTGAAAATGAGACAAATATTTGTAATCGCATTTGCCTCAATACTAGACAGATCTCTAGTGTACGGTTTTTGGCTATAACCACCTCCTTTCTACCATATATTGATACTTTTGTAACACATTTGATGCTGTAATTTCACAAATCAGACTCCAAAGACCAGATATTGCAAATTTTTTACAATAATTTGTAAAAAATAGACACCCGTTATAAATAGGAAATATTACAGCCAACTTGGTCTTTATAGCAACATACAAATCTAAATCTGTTTATAATTCTCTACAGAATAAAGTATCAGCTCCCATATCCATATCTCTGAAACCTAGCCAGGTTTTACACAATTAAAAGAAATTTGCAAAGGAAATTTGTGGACAGATTGGAAATGTCCTATCACCGTGCATGAGGAAAAGAACACCTCGGTAATCAAACCTAATCTTTTATGACACCCTCTCAAGAAAACAAGCACCTCCCTTTCTTGGTTTGATGTCGGCAATAGTTAGCTGGGAATCTTCAGTCTCACACAAGCCCAGCCTACAGACAAACATTGCTGCCCACTTCTTAGTACTCCTTTCTAGCAAGCCCCACTCTCAGAAAGCTCCATAAATAGTGAGCAAATCTGGGGATGAAtggacctaaaaatacaaaacaggaCAGACAGGTGACCCAGAATGGAAGATTCTGACAGGTCActaaaaattgattattttaatcAAATTAAAAATAGAGGCAATGTAAGAGGGATGTGTTACTGACACTGGAGAAGCCTTGGGGTAACCTATAGCATGCAGTAAATCAAGTATATCATCCATCAGATGCTACCCTATCTGCATACAATAGTAATGTATCAGAGCGAGCTAGGGTTTCATCCCGAGTAGTGTTTACTGATTGATTTTGGCTACCCATATTTGAAAGTGACTTGCTACAGGAATTTCCAGGCTGCTCCGCTAACTGTTCAGAAGCAGCACCAGCATGTTCATTCTCCTCCACTGTAGCACGTGGAGCTGCATTTTCCTCAGCAGTCCGAGACAGATTCCGAGACTGGGAAGCCTGTCTCCCTGCTTCTGCCTCCTGGAGCTGCAGCATCTGCTCCACCTCAATCTCAAGTTCCAGATTTTCTTCATCTGCCTCCACTTCCAGCTGCTTCATTAACTCTTCCAGCTTCTTGGCTTTACGGAGCTCATTCTGCTGTATGATAGTGCATAGATGCTCTGTGAGACGTTCCTTGATCTCAGTCTTCTGTTGGAAATCTAGCTTTGCTGCTATGTACTCTGACTCTGCCTTATCATATCGCTTCctgcaaaaataattttttggGTGTTATTCATTCAGAagaatcccaaagtgctttacaagttACACACATGGATGAATACTTGATCTGTCACTGAAAGGCATTCTCCTCTGGAGAGGACAATGCCAGCTATTTAATAGCACACAGCAACATTGCTCAACAATTATAAAGCAAAGGACGGAAAGGAGAATGTGCCAACAGAAGAAAGTCCACTCCGTTAGTTTCTACTGCTGCTGCATTCTAGGAGTAAATTCCCTTGCCTGAAATACACAGGTGGCAAACAATTTTGTTGATTTTTGTATGAGATTCATCTCCAGCATGCTGAAAGAAATCACCACTAGTAACTGCTCCATATATTCCAATGGAAAATTAACTATTCAGAAAGATACCAAAGCGATTCATGTTCATTTTATTGTTAAACAGATCAACAATCCAACAGATATAATTTCTATGTAATTAATGAAGTAGTTACGTTGCTACTTCAGTCTTTTCTAGAAGTGTACTTTCCTGCCCATTCAAAGAAACATACACCTATGTCACTAGCAGTCCAGATGGGCACAGCACACGACACTATACAACGATCACAGCTTTTGCAGAGCCACCAGTGTAGAAATAATTGTATCATCAGCATGAACACTTAGCAGTTCCTACAttctgacatgacaaactttctAATGTAAAGCAACAATTACAAAGATTTTATGGGGCAACATAACAGTGGAAGGACTTAACTAGCAGAAGGATACCACAGGCTGGctgagaggggagggaggcaggctgtGGATCATACGCACAGCCGTACTGCACCTTGTGACAGAGAGCATCCACCAATATAGTATCACAAAGGTGCCTGTAAAAACAAAGAGCTGCTTCATAAAGCCATATTCAGGTGTCTCACTACCAAGCAATAGAGGGACACAGTGGTCCTTTTGTTTGAGGAAGCAGAACAAAATGGAACAGGAATTCTTTCAGAGTATATTCCAGTAAGAAATAACTGCAGGATTctgcccccagctggagctctatCCCTGGCAGTCAATGACAAAGCCATGTCCACAGGGCCCCTAAAATACCCACTGCTCTTTCTGTCACAAAGGAGTCACAGCGATCACATAATGAGCCACAGAGACTATGTAATGAAGGACTCAGACACGAAGCATACATGTAAGAAACAAAATTAAGCTTACTGTGGAAACATCTGTCCAACTAAAACTAAACCTGCATTCACATAGTTTTTTTGCATtggaatatttataaatattccaTTTTGTAACAGTCAGATGTCCAACTATGCAATTAGGACTATAAATATTGCACTTCTTGGCAGGTTAAACTAATTTGGCATTTAGCCTTAAAATATAAGGCAAAACTTCAATAATTGCTCAGAAAGACATTGCTTGTTAGGTAAATGAAAGCTTTTAATGGTGGGTGGTATATTCTACAACACTGAAAATCCATGTGTAACTCTACTTTCCAAACCATGAAAAACTGATTATACAAAACACAGCAAACTCATTAGgcatatttttaaagctttgcCTTCTTTCCTTACTAACCTTCCTTTTCCCATCTTTGTTACCTAAATACAGTTTCCTGTAAACATTCTGTATGATTTTTTCCTACCACTGAGAATTTAAAATGCAGAGTTCAAATGGGTGTAATGTTTTATGATAACATGTCTAAatgtttcatgatttctgaaaTCTCTCTGAGCAAATCCTACAAACACACTGGCACTGAAAAGTCTTCTCTGGCATAGATCTGaaactgagatttttaaagaatatCCTAAAATAGTGGAACTACATAAGGTCAGCCAGTCTCTGCCATTTTAAATGATAATAGTCGATAGCTATCCTCAGTTCTTAGATACCACTGGTATTCATTTAAAAGCTAATCATGTTTATTGGCCTGTGGTCAATGCACAGCAAAAATCACAAGGAAAACTACAATGTCTACACGTTGGATAGTGAACTAAAAACCACAACcaaacatttccattttattAAATGCCTGTATAAACATGCTTATATTTACATACTCATGTTGCGGTTTACCCTATACTAATGAGGCACTCAGATTAATTTTGCATGCTGAAGGATGCTGCAAAAGGGAATCAGAGTTGCACTCCCttgtagtagtagtaataataatagtaataaaaaaaccTCAGATGATGGAAAGAGACATTGAAAACCTTGAAGTCTGAAACTGACCTACATTTGGTCCCAATTTAAGAAAGCACTTACGTACATACTTAGCTTTAGGCAAGCATGCAAGtcccacagatttcaatggaatttaagtgctgtcctgaattaGGGTGCTTTCCTGACTCAGGACTTTTGTTTACAGAGTTGATGTAATACATTACATGTGTttggttcttttttaaaaactgctctttTCCCAGGAAAAAAAGCCAGCAATGAAACCCTGTAACACAGTAGTGCTTATGTGCAACCCTACCATAATGGTCCAGCACGTATGTACGATGAAAGGGGGGGAAGATGGCAAGTAAAGTTTTCCGTCAGGAAACTTTTCAATCAGTTGCAAGCTTCTGTTTAGGCCATTGTGATCTTAAGAGAAACCACTGTATAGTAAAACTTATTAAAATACACCTGGCATTGTCTTTTTTAATGCACATGACTAAAGTGACATGACTCCCCTCAGCCTTTCTTCAGTAAAAGGAAactgcagagaagggcaactataACAATTAGGgctttggaacgggtcccatatgaggagagattaaagaggctaggacttttcagcttggaaaagaggagactaaggggggatatgatagaggtatataaaatcatgagtggtgtggagaaagtgaataaggaaaagttatttacttattcccataatataagaacaaggggccaccaaatgaaattaatggacagcaggtttaaaacaaataaaaggaagttcttcttcacacagagcacagtcaacctgtggaactccttgcctgaggaggttgtgaaggctaggactataacagggtttaaaagagaactagataaattcatggaggttgtccattaatgactattagccaggatgggtgaggaatggtgtccctagcctctgtttgtcagagagtggagacggatggcaggagagagatcacttgatcattacctgttaggttcactccctctggggcacctg
Proteins encoded:
- the GORAB gene encoding RAB6-interacting golgin isoform X3, with translation MEEKNKRKKALLAKAIAERSKRTQAETVKLKRIQKELQALDDMVSADIGILRNRIDQASMDYSFARKRYDKAESEYIAAKLDFQQKTEIKERLTEHLCTIIQQNELRKAKKLEELMKQLEVEADEENLELEIEVEQMLQLQEAEAGRQASQSRNLSRTAEENAAPRATVEENEHAGAASEQLAEQPGNSCSKSLSNMGSQNQSVNTTRDETLARSDTLLLYADRVASDG